In the genome of Leptospira saintgironsiae, one region contains:
- a CDS encoding 1,4-dihydroxy-6-naphthoate synthase, which yields MELSLAYSPCPNDTFIFYHLISAKTKAPFSIKEELYDVEQLNQFADKGKFQATKISFAALFHVADKYSLLDSGSALGRNCGPIIVKKAGASVGTPNGKKILVPGLWTTANLLTHLYLNGDFTPVPTRYDLILDKVKNGEADFGIVIHEERFTYESRGLAKVEDLGEWWEGTTGAHIPLGCIAIRRDLSAQVKHDLDSAIKESLSLAYQNRESMYDYILKHSQTTTREVADAHIDLYVNEFSKSLGKEGERAIRLLQQKALETGLLPPEKEKDLFL from the coding sequence ATGGAACTCAGTCTGGCATATTCTCCCTGTCCGAACGACACATTCATCTTCTATCATCTTATCTCCGCAAAAACCAAGGCGCCATTTTCTATAAAAGAAGAATTATACGATGTGGAACAACTGAACCAATTCGCCGATAAAGGAAAATTCCAAGCCACGAAAATTTCATTCGCAGCTTTATTCCATGTGGCGGACAAATATTCTCTTTTAGATAGCGGATCTGCACTTGGTAGGAACTGCGGCCCCATCATCGTAAAAAAAGCAGGTGCCTCGGTAGGAACTCCTAACGGAAAAAAAATCCTAGTCCCAGGACTTTGGACTACCGCCAACTTACTTACACATCTATATTTAAACGGGGACTTCACACCAGTTCCCACACGCTATGATCTCATCTTGGACAAAGTAAAAAATGGAGAAGCTGATTTCGGGATCGTCATTCACGAAGAAAGATTCACCTACGAATCAAGAGGGCTCGCCAAGGTAGAAGATTTAGGAGAATGGTGGGAAGGCACAACAGGTGCGCATATTCCACTTGGATGTATCGCAATCCGCAGAGATCTTTCCGCTCAAGTAAAGCATGACCTGGATTCGGCGATTAAGGAAAGCCTATCTCTTGCTTACCAAAATAGAGAAAGTATGTACGATTATATTTTAAAACATTCTCAAACCACTACAAGAGAAGTGGCGGATGCGCATATAGATCTGTACGTGAACGAATTTTCTAAAAGTTTAGGAAAAGAAGGGGAAAGGGCAATCCGCTTATTACAGCAAAAGGCCCTCGAGACAGGATTACTTCCTCCAGAAAAAGAGAAGGACTTATTCCTTTAA
- a CDS encoding Cof-type HAD-IIB family hydrolase — protein MDLDGTLLDSRASISSLNHYVLQSALDQGVGLIIATGRRFSSALPYAQEFRGNVTVVANNGQVLRSSPDGERISETYISEKATFAVLSLGKKKGHSPLLHVDRFEEGIDILIESPITDEKYHNYSGGDIARTKVVSDLLEHSSDRVLVVCYLSLIKEELIELEKELLALPESSEYRTVITKIPGVSYCLEVLEKGVSKWTAIQSYLKISGLDEAGVISFGDELNDREMLFSSGYGFAMKNAVQSLKEGASYITKYSNNEDGIAMTLLELSLLSFR, from the coding sequence ATGGATCTGGATGGAACACTTCTGGATTCTAGGGCTTCTATTTCTAGTTTAAATCATTATGTTTTGCAGTCCGCATTGGACCAAGGAGTTGGGCTGATTATCGCTACGGGTAGAAGGTTCTCTTCTGCTCTTCCATATGCTCAGGAGTTTCGGGGAAATGTGACCGTGGTGGCCAATAATGGGCAGGTGCTCCGAAGTTCTCCCGATGGAGAAAGAATTTCGGAAACATATATTTCTGAAAAGGCAACATTTGCAGTTTTATCTTTGGGAAAGAAGAAGGGCCACTCTCCCCTCCTTCATGTAGACCGCTTCGAAGAGGGGATCGATATTTTAATCGAGTCTCCGATCACGGATGAAAAATATCATAATTATTCGGGCGGAGATATTGCGAGAACCAAGGTGGTTTCAGATCTTCTGGAACATTCCTCCGATCGTGTGCTTGTAGTATGTTATCTTTCCTTAATAAAGGAAGAATTGATCGAATTAGAAAAGGAGCTTCTGGCTTTGCCTGAGTCTTCAGAATATAGGACTGTGATCACTAAAATTCCTGGAGTTTCTTATTGTTTAGAAGTTTTGGAAAAAGGGGTTTCCAAGTGGACTGCAATCCAGTCTTATTTGAAAATTTCAGGTTTAGATGAGGCTGGAGTCATCTCTTTCGGAGACGAATTGAATGATAGAGAAATGCTTTTTTCTTCCGGATATGGATTTGCGATGAAGAATGCAGTGCAGAGTCTGAAAGAAGGCGCTTCTTATATTACTAAATATTCGAATAATGAAGATGGTATTGCGATGACTCTTTTGGAATTATCCCTACTTTCGTTTAGATAA
- a CDS encoding glutamyl-tRNA reductase, whose translation MWSTLQVFHSESSDRDLLSLPDAFSWKTCMRTVLVSDSRIHPHPENLPAHWESKTGYEAYRLLLEIISGLRSKLFGETEVLSQFRQRFQEVPDLAFGDYLAKLRDNLIEDCRTLRSGYLQNLGEQSYGGLADKYLSEALNPPKEIVLFGTGQLAEKILPWLSHSNRTTKIVGRNSNRLEFLSSVSGSTSYLMEDWSPNGEAWVIAAPMDCSAWMDKLVPGNLVLDFREEPLEESWPSDIVYISFAEMLSSLKETEERTRKVKEELKSVLDELLEERELEAHQFVFGWDDLPCPTF comes from the coding sequence ATGTGGTCCACATTACAAGTTTTTCACTCTGAATCTTCCGACAGGGATTTGCTCTCTCTTCCCGACGCGTTTTCTTGGAAGACTTGTATGCGCACTGTTCTTGTTTCAGATTCCAGGATCCATCCTCATCCGGAAAATCTTCCTGCTCATTGGGAAAGTAAAACTGGTTACGAAGCATATCGACTTCTTCTCGAAATTATCTCCGGTTTAAGATCTAAATTATTTGGAGAGACAGAAGTTCTCTCTCAGTTCAGACAAAGATTCCAAGAAGTTCCTGATCTTGCTTTCGGAGATTATCTGGCAAAACTCAGAGACAATCTGATTGAAGATTGTAGAACTCTTCGTTCTGGGTATTTGCAAAATTTAGGAGAACAATCTTACGGTGGTTTGGCGGATAAATATTTGTCCGAAGCTTTAAATCCTCCTAAGGAAATTGTACTTTTTGGGACCGGTCAGCTTGCTGAAAAAATCTTACCTTGGCTTTCTCATTCTAATAGAACTACCAAGATTGTAGGACGTAATTCAAATCGTTTGGAATTTTTATCTTCTGTTTCCGGTTCTACTTCTTACCTGATGGAAGATTGGTCTCCGAATGGAGAAGCATGGGTGATCGCAGCACCAATGGACTGCTCTGCTTGGATGGATAAATTGGTTCCAGGCAATCTGGTCCTAGATTTTAGAGAAGAACCTTTAGAGGAATCTTGGCCCTCAGATATCGTATATATTTCCTTTGCAGAAATGCTTTCTTCCTTGAAAGAAACAGAAGAAAGAACTAGAAAAGTAAAGGAAGAATTAAAATCCGTTTTAGACGAGCTTTTAGAAGAAAGAGAACTGGAAGCTCATCAATTTGTATTCGGTTGGGATGACCTACCTTGTCCGACGTTTTAA
- a CDS encoding hydroxymethylbilane synthase, protein MSDVLRIGSRKSSLAKLQTCLVQDQLHKLYPELELQLFFKEASGDQDLTTPLWKMGTRGVFTQDLTKELVQGNVDVVVHSFKDLDLEGHEGTEIIMVLPRADQRDVLLFKKSSYENPPKEIKIHSSSPRREYNLSAFLPSALPSRLQNLPISFHPVRGNVQTRLRKWKSDPEVSGIVVAKAAIDRLLAENFSFSSNEEYSEVRKEIRSAISNELFMVLPLSKNPNAPAQGALAAEIRKGDEKTKKLLLPLSNQKEEAAVLEERKILSYFGGGCHQKIGVSVILGGPADFLFVRGKTDSGSELDAFDRWNGEELPIPSSLDLVFPKPRQGFRMKRSSVQASVPKEKFWFVSRADSLPKEWELPGPDTIYIVAGAKTWEKLASRDVWVNGSTDGLGEEDAKEIVSFYESNPDFIKLTHEESDIIEGVWRRFVTYKVDFDSEQPDLSEYSHFFWMSASQFDRAYRKNPEIGSRIHSCGTGATYKYIRKILGSNAKIFAFPNFESWERACKGEAPDFLTKRGAV, encoded by the coding sequence TTGTCCGACGTTTTAAGAATCGGTTCCCGAAAAAGTTCCCTCGCAAAATTACAGACCTGCCTCGTACAAGATCAATTGCACAAATTGTATCCTGAGTTGGAGCTCCAACTTTTTTTCAAGGAAGCAAGTGGTGACCAAGATCTAACTACTCCACTTTGGAAAATGGGGACTAGGGGTGTATTTACCCAAGACCTTACCAAAGAACTTGTCCAAGGAAATGTGGATGTAGTCGTTCACTCCTTTAAGGATTTGGATTTAGAAGGTCATGAGGGCACAGAGATTATAATGGTGCTTCCTCGTGCAGACCAAAGAGATGTTTTACTTTTTAAAAAATCTTCTTACGAAAATCCTCCTAAAGAAATTAAGATCCATTCTTCTAGCCCAAGAAGAGAATATAATCTTTCTGCATTTCTCCCGAGCGCACTCCCCTCTCGTCTTCAAAATTTGCCGATCAGTTTTCATCCTGTAAGAGGGAATGTACAAACTAGACTTCGTAAATGGAAATCTGATCCAGAAGTTTCGGGGATTGTAGTGGCAAAAGCCGCGATAGATCGGCTTCTTGCGGAAAACTTTTCTTTTTCTTCTAACGAAGAGTATTCTGAAGTTAGGAAAGAAATTAGATCTGCGATCTCAAATGAACTGTTTATGGTTCTGCCTTTATCAAAAAATCCGAATGCCCCTGCACAAGGCGCGCTCGCTGCAGAAATTCGAAAAGGTGACGAAAAGACTAAGAAACTTTTACTTCCACTTTCGAATCAAAAAGAAGAAGCAGCTGTTTTGGAAGAGAGAAAAATTCTCTCTTATTTCGGCGGAGGTTGCCACCAAAAGATCGGAGTTTCTGTGATCTTAGGAGGCCCGGCAGATTTTTTATTCGTTCGAGGCAAAACTGATTCAGGTTCTGAGTTAGATGCTTTTGATCGTTGGAATGGAGAAGAATTGCCGATCCCTTCTTCTTTGGATCTTGTATTTCCAAAACCAAGACAGGGTTTTAGAATGAAACGATCTTCTGTGCAAGCTTCTGTTCCGAAGGAAAAATTTTGGTTTGTTTCTCGTGCAGATTCTTTGCCTAAGGAATGGGAATTGCCAGGACCTGATACGATCTATATCGTAGCAGGCGCAAAAACCTGGGAAAAATTAGCATCCAGAGATGTTTGGGTGAATGGTTCCACGGATGGTTTGGGCGAAGAAGATGCAAAGGAAATTGTTAGTTTTTACGAATCCAATCCTGATTTCATCAAACTCACTCATGAAGAAAGTGATATCATAGAAGGTGTCTGGCGAAGGTTTGTAACTTACAAAGTCGATTTTGATTCAGAACAACCTGATCTTTCGGAATATTCCCACTTTTTCTGGATGAGTGCTTCTCAATTTGATAGAGCTTATAGAAAAAATCCGGAAATAGGATCTCGCATTCATTCTTGCGGAACCGGGGCCACGTATAAATATATTAGAAAAATATTAGGTTCGAATGCGAAAATTTTTGCATTTCCGAACTTTGAATCTTGGGAAAGAGCCTGTAAAGGTGAAGCCCCGGATTTTCTTACAAAAAGAGGTGCTGTATGA
- the hemB gene encoding porphobilinogen synthase, which produces MSSESLLGLRRNRLNAPLRNLVSSESLNPKKLVQPLFVTESLKSPEKMSSLPGVFRDSQDSILSQVESDLKNGVEHFLLFLVPEKKSDDSIPKSFYKNVIGNIKSKFPDAFLWVDTCLCSLTTHGHCGLLDPKGRIDNSSSVKRLSELALCYAESGADGISPSDMMDGRIRSHRNILDSNGFQHVPIMSYSTKFKSHFYGPFREAAESAPGHGDRSSYQIDVRNREDSILSSIRDTEEGADLLMVKPGITSIDLILPIKEQTGLPVGAYQVSGEYASIAMLAENGFCKFEDALKETWQVFSRAGASYLITYAARRGKEILG; this is translated from the coding sequence ATGAGTTCCGAGAGTTTGTTGGGCCTGAGAAGAAATCGCCTCAATGCCCCGCTCAGAAATTTGGTCTCTTCTGAGAGTTTGAATCCTAAAAAACTGGTTCAGCCTTTATTCGTAACTGAAAGTTTAAAATCTCCAGAAAAAATGTCTTCTTTGCCTGGAGTGTTCCGTGATAGCCAAGACTCCATTCTGTCTCAAGTAGAATCGGACCTTAAGAATGGTGTGGAGCATTTTCTACTGTTTTTAGTTCCGGAGAAAAAGTCGGATGATTCTATTCCGAAATCATTTTATAAAAATGTAATTGGTAATATTAAATCTAAATTCCCTGACGCGTTTCTCTGGGTGGATACTTGTCTTTGTTCTTTAACCACTCATGGTCATTGTGGACTTTTGGATCCAAAAGGCAGGATAGATAATAGTAGTTCTGTCAAAAGGCTTTCTGAGTTAGCACTTTGTTATGCTGAGTCAGGTGCGGACGGTATCTCTCCTTCTGATATGATGGATGGCAGAATTAGAAGTCACAGAAATATCCTGGACTCCAATGGTTTTCAGCATGTTCCGATCATGAGTTATTCTACAAAATTCAAAAGCCATTTTTATGGTCCATTCAGAGAAGCAGCTGAATCTGCTCCAGGTCATGGAGATCGTTCTTCTTATCAAATCGACGTTAGGAATAGAGAAGATTCTATTCTTTCTTCTATTAGAGATACGGAAGAAGGTGCGGATCTTCTGATGGTCAAACCAGGAATAACTTCTATTGATCTTATCTTGCCTATTAAAGAACAAACAGGATTGCCTGTTGGCGCTTACCAAGTGAGCGGAGAATATGCATCTATTGCGATGCTTGCAGAAAACGGATTTTGTAAATTTGAAGATGCTCTGAAAGAAACATGGCAAGTGTTCTCGAGAGCTGGTGCATCTTATCTGATTACCTACGCAGCGAGAAGAGGAAAGGAGATTTTAGGCTGA